TTGAACCGATGAATTTAAATGCTTTGGTTTGTCTTTTTTCTCTTTGCTAAGTAGGCAGATTGTACGTGGAAATTTGTTCAATGCCCGTCTTTCTAAGATGCCATGAAATGGATAAGGAATTCATATGGCATTTTTGTGGCTTCTAGATCAATTCAGCTGGGAAAAGGGTAGTTGTTGAAGATATTCGAGGGGCACCATTAGGATTGCGGGCTGCAATTTTCGGTTTGTTTAAAGGTAGATGAATGTTGGCCAATTCTGGGTTGTGAGATTCTTGTATTCGAACATGAGAAGTTAGACCTCTTGTTTGGCTTTGTCTCCTCTTGAGTCTTGGGAAAGATAACAATCCTCTTTGATGTACTGGTTGATTcagttttttttaatagaacTTTTGCCATCTTGACAAAGAAAAGGTTATGAACATTAATATGAAAGAACATGGCTTCTCGGCAGTTTTGCCAAGAATTATAGGGGCTACAGTTTTCTCTTTTCTAGATCTAATTTGATAGTTGATTCCGTAATAATGTTATTGCAACCCATAAGTATGGATCAAAATCATGTTTATTGAATATCAACCGATATGTGATAAGAACACAAAAATAACTTGAAACTACTGTTGGTTTTGagttatttttgcatttctaATCACATGTGAATTGATATCCAATTAACGTGATTTTAAACTATACTTATGCAAAGGGCCGGAAAACGACAAACTTCAGCCCCTACAGTTCTCAGTAGAATTGCTGAGAATCTCTGTCCAATATGAAAGATTAGAATAGAGCCTAAAAAATAACTCAACCGTAAAGTTTAAATATCATTATATCAAGtcaccatttaaaaaaaagaatttagtcaatctaattaaaaaaaagtattaaacaGTACGagtaaataattttgatttttttaaaaaaatgaatcacTTATCCATATGCCGCGCTTGTTACAGCCTAGCAAGCTCTATGCAATCCGTGACTATGACGCTTcaaatattttccttttcttcgtGCAAATGACAATATGTCCTTGGAAGACAACGTTTGATTCCAAACTGCTGAATACCATCCTGGTTTTTCAACATGTGGAATTATGCTGAGGTTGGAAAAATCTCAgcagaaataaagaaaatagcAGGAGTAAAAGAACGCGTTCCGGGGAAAAGTCGAAACCAATATCTGAAGAAATTCGTGTGCTCTCTACCTTAAAGTTCTCTGAAAGTGATGGTTTCACTAGTGGATTACGATTACTTAATTCTTCGCGGTTCTGGCACCAATCTGTTAAAATTCGTATTGTTCGGCTGAATATATACACCATATCTTGCTGGCATTGCCGTACGTGAGAGTCTTGTGTACTaggtactatttttttttcctttttttgttggcCTGCTAATGTATTTTTAAGGATAAACGTTGGTTTCCGGCAGAATGCaatagattattttttgtgCTGGATATTCAACTATTGCTTGAATATTTAGTTTCAACAAGTCGTGACCATTCCTCCACTGCTTGCCAAATACAAAGATTGATACAGGGGCAGAGCTGCTTTGGGGCCGGCGGGTCCTGGTACGTACCCCTCGAATTTTGTAGTAtgtttttttaaagtaaaattgAGTTTGGTCCTCAAATCCACGTACTTTTCTCGTTggaatctttttttattaaattcatTTCATAAAACGTTACAGAATATAATCTGTTTTTTGAGCAAGGATCACAGCGTTACCTTCACGAGGCTACGTGTTCTGTTATTGGATTTtcgaaaatgaaagaaaatgacaacTGTATATGAGAAAAATCCAACTGGGAACTAAACTGCATCTAAAAACTTGACCATGTCCACCTGCCTGCCGGCCTCTGATATTTAAATTTTCCTCCGGGCCTTTTTCGTTTCTTTGGCCATCGCAATCACATGAAAGAAATCAGCATTGTTAATTCGGCAGCCCAGCAATCGATCTGAAAAATGATTTGTGTGCCGATTTCAATGTTGTTGTTACTTGTTATACCCTTTCCAGCTTCATAAAAAGGAAAACCAAGACTCAGAGGGAAAGTTTTTGCGAACGATGGGTCGGCGAGTTTCCACCTGCATATTCTCTGTCACTGTGTTTCTTGCCTTCCTAATGGCGAGTTCGCAGGACGCAGGAGTGCGGCGGGCACTCATCCAGTTCATGGCGGAACTCTTTCCGGGAAACTTGACAAGAGACCCGGATTTCGGTTGGAACACGACTTCGGACCCTTGTAAAGACAACTGGAGGGGTGTCACCTGTGATGCTGCGTTACTTGTCGTGAGGAAAGTTGTTCTTGAAAAACTCAACCTAAATGGAGTTCTTGATGCTGCTTCTTTGTGTAACGTTACTTCCATTTGGGTCTTGAGCTTGAGCAACAACAACTTGAGTGGTGGGATACAATCGGAGATATCGAATTGCCGGGCTTTGACGCATTTGTATCTGGCTGGGAATCGTTTCTCTGGTGGCCTTCCGTCGAGTGTACCGCAACTGGGTAATCTGAAAAGGCTTGATATATCGAATAACGATTTATCCGGTCCACTTCCGAATCTGTCGAGGATATCGGGTTTGATTACTTTTCTTGCTCAAAACAATCAGCTGACTGGAGGGATACCGAATTTTGACTTCTCCAACCTAGTCCAGTTCAACGTCTCCAACAACAATTTCAGCGGTCCGATTCCTGGCGATGTCGATAGCCATTTCGGTTCAGACAGCTTTTCGAGCAATAAGCTATTATGTGGAGAACCGTTGCCCAATCTATGTcccccaccgccaccaccaccaccacctcctcctcctccacctccacctccacctccacctcctcctccacttCCTGTTGATAAAAAGTCGAAAAGGCCGTCCAAAAGTGACTACCTTATCTACTCTGGCTACGGTGTCCTTGGCCTCGCCTTGGTGATCATCCTCATCGCTTACATGTTGTTCAAGAGGAAAAAAGCTCCCGAAGAAGAGAACAGCGGCGGCACAACAATCAACAAGACTATTGGTAATTCGAGCGAGTTCAAGACCAAGGCCGTAGGAAGGTATACATCGGAGTATTCCATGACATCCCGTGAAAGTGCGAAAAACTATTCGTCTCTTGTGGTCTTCTCCACTCCATCAGTGGACGAGCTGAAGTTTGACGACTTGCTCAAAGCCCCGGCCGAGTTGGTTGGGAGGGGGAAGTATGGGAGCCTCTTCAAGGTTATGCTCGACGGCGGGGTGACTATGGCCGTGAAAAGGATCAAGAATGTCGGGATACCACGCGAGGATTTCAAGAGGCAGATGAGGAGGATCGACGGAGTTAAGCATCCGAATGTGTTGCCGGTTATAGCGTATTATTGTTCCCAGAATGAGAAGCTGTTGGTTTATGAGTTCCAGCACAATGGCAGCCTCTTCAAGCATCTTCATGGTATAAGCTTCACTCTTCTTTCTCGTAACCGGAAAACAAAGAAACTGCTTCCTAGGTTACCAGAAactatatacacacacaggTGGAGAATTGAGCTTTTGAATATGTGTACATCTTGTACACctgattgagaaattttttgggagaTCATGCCCAGGCTTTGTAATCCATATATGCATCTTACTTTATTAATCAGTATCTATGTTCATAGCCTCTTAGGgcaaacaagccgagccgagttttataatgttcgagctcggctcatttcctaaacgagcctaaaactcgaggcCCTTAAATAGCCGAGCCTAGATAATTTATTTAACGAGTATCTTTAAATGAGTTGAGCCTataaaacgagccgagcttttacGAGTCGAGACGAACTTTGGAGTGttgagctcggttcgtttagacgagcctaaaactcgagttcagctcaattactaaacgagccgagccacaAGCTGCTCACCCAGCCCTATCGCTCCTTTGTTAAACGAGCCTGACTAATTTACTTAATGAGCCTCATTATACGAGTCGAGCCTAtaaaacgagccgagtttttaTGAATCGAGACGAGCTTTAGAGtgttgagctcggctcattaacaCGAGTCTAAAACTCGATCTCGAGTTCAGCTCGATTACCAAACGAGTTGAGGCACAAGCTGCTCGGACAGTCCTATCGCCCCTAAGTTAAAATCCTGGCTCCATCCCTAACAGCAAGGAACTTAAGTATTAGTGGAAACTCGCATACCCTAATTTGAAGTGGATTGGAAAACTCTGCACAATTGTTTCCAGATTGGCAGAAGAAAACTGGAAACAAAAGTCAATTTGAAAGAAGGCTTGGAATTAGCACCTCCTTATGGACCTCTTGAATATGTATATCCGTGCAATATTTGATTTATTTGCCTAGGCCTTGTAGCAATTAAGAACAATACACAATGGCAACATAACCCATGTAATCCCCAAttattgggggtatgggcgggggattagagacagacctaacctttgacaatacgcacaaagtgactgctctcagaatactaCTGAAACAGTGACCCCATTATACCTGTAttgctgcggaaccatgcccccaaatcaaagccagtGACTATAAAACATATTTTGACAATAGAGCTCAAGAATCCTAAATTCCACGCGTCTTTGTTAATTACAGAATCTCAAAATGGGCAACTATTCGACTGGGCAAGCAGACTAGGCGTTGCAGCCAGCGTTGCGCAAGCTCTGGCTTTCATGCACGAGGAGCTTCGCGACGATGGGATCGCTCACGGGAACCTAAAATCAAGCAACATATTGCTCAATAAGGACATGGAACCCTGCATTAGCGAGTATGGTCTTATGGTGGTCGAAAATGATGAGGACCTGTCAGTCGAGTTCTCAGCTGACAGCATCAGAAGCAACAAAACACCTACTACAACCCGGGGATACAGTGCTTTCAAGGTAGACGTTTATGCCTTTGGGGTGATTCTGCTTGAGTTGCTCACGGGAAAGATAGTCCAGAACGGTGGGTTCGACTTGGGGAAGTGGGTTCACTCGGTCGTTTGTGAAGAATGGACAATTGAGGTCTTCGACAAGGCCCTCCTCTCGGAAGGCGCTAGTGAGGAGCGAATGGTGAATCTGTTGCAGGTGGCGTTGAAGTGTATAAATCCATCTCCAGAGGCTAGGCCAAGTATTGGTCAAATAGCTACATTCCTCAACTCTATCAAAGACGCAGAAGAAAGATCGTTGGGCTCTGAACTATGATACAAATTTTACCACAAAACATGTGGAAAGAAGATAAAATTGGTTCATgggaattcatttttttatgtctATAAACTCTATTTTTGCAGGTCTGTTACGTTACAAATTCTTTCACTGAATCACTTATGTGGAACAGTTAGTTCTGCTAGTCAAGGATATGATGGATCTTGATACCTACACAtggttttctttgaattttgaaataaatccatTTATATGTGTTGGCTTGGGTCGTCGTTTCAACCAGTCTGAGCACATATACACTTGTACACATACTCACATTTACGTGGCCGTCAATAGCCTTGTTTCATGTTTTATATTGACTTTTTCGAGTATTTTCATGCACGTGTCGCGCTTGGTGACTATACAGAGGTAGAATTGCCATAAGGTGTGTTCTTGCCACCTGAGGAATTTTTCCTCCAGGTATGAATACATGTTGTACCTTTGTGCGACAATGTTGCATTGGGTCGATTGTGTGTGTTATAAAATGTTAATTCTCTTGGTCTCCCAGATTTGTTGTTAGGAATATATAACCAACTAGTACGAGGATTCACAGGTCCAGTCCTAGAAacacaagaaaatgaaataaaaacagCCCGTAGGCCAGAAACAGAAAAGcgacaaaatataaaaaagaggCGTAAAAACTCCCATGGTCCACCCAAGATGGGGTTTTCGAAGAACCAGATTTGCATCAAGCGAGAGCACCAACCCCTTTGCCGCCGCTGTTATCTACTGTTGCTGTGCCACCGTTACCGGCGAGTTCCGCCTCGAGGAAGCCGTTGGATGCCAGAGCTCCAGATTCACCACAAATTGGTTTTGGTCAACCTAAAAATAGAGGGAAGAGGGGAGATTAAGCTCTCAGAGCATCTCCATTTTAGAGACCAAATCTTCATATTTGGAGACCCAAAAGctccaaatctctaaaaagaatGGGCCCCTCTAAAATTCTTTCTacaaaaagatgaagaaaagaaaaaccaattTATAAAATCTCCCTTCAATATAAAGATTTATtagtctccaaaatggagatATGGAGACCTATTGGAGATTCTCTCACTCAATGGACATTGGCAGAGATGATCTCAACCCAACTCCCaagcgagagagagagtctaAAATCGTAGGGCGGACAGAGAGGAGGGGGGAAGGAAGGAAGAGAGGGGGCGGCGGGGGATGGAGGGAAGCCCTAAAGCCCAGACTCTCTCTTGCCCATCTTTTATGTCCCCTAGACCGCCTTCCTCAGTGGTTGGTACACTAACCATTCTCCCAGCAGTTAGCTTGCCATACTTAGCGTTGCCACTCGTTGGCCGGCGATTATACATTCCGGGATAACAGGCGGTTAGTTACCAAGTTTGCTCTCTTCTAAGGTTTCTGGTTCAAAACATCTCAATGTTATCAACTCTTATGCGACAAGTTCATACAGAGCTTTGCCCCGGCTTTAATTCAGCCCTCCTGTAATGGATGGTTTGATTGGTCTTCAAGGATTAATCAAGCTGTGCGTAAGTTGGCCGGGCACCTGAGTTACAGAAACGGAAAAGTTCTAAACATGATCGGTGTTTTCAATTTACACAAAACAGGACCAAATAGGTAAGTGATTCCTAACCAATTTTATCagtttttcttccccttttaaATGAACAAGAACTTCATACAGAAAAGATGAAAGGTGTCTTTGAGCATGCATTAGCACTGTTCTTGGGTATTCCGTCTAAGCAACGGAGTTGGAACAAATTTTTAAATCAGTACGTAATAGTAATTTCCTTAATCATACAATGGATTAATTGGTCATTACTAGGTGTGAAACAGGCtttttacctttaaaaacttAAAGTTAATCTAGTCAAGTGCAATGATTTTGTggtttttttaagaaattactAGTACTAGTAGATAAGTAAATAAAGCGCCACAATTTTCGGAATTAGTATATTTAGGATTCATTGGGAAACATGACCAAACCGCCAAGTACTTAACGAACCATTTTAACTGCTGGAGCTATAACTGTAGAGCAACCGTTAATTAGTGATTTGCTgtcttcttgtttttcttattcttctgaTGAAGATCGAGGCTGATGAGCCACCGCCGAAGAAGCGAAGGATTCAGCCTAGCTCCTAGTGATGTCTCAATCCAGAGTCACAAAAGGGGTACCGTATGAGTACTGCTAGCTTGTTCTTCTTCACAAAGTATTAATCTAGTTACTTCAACAAACTAGCTGAATCTTTGATGTGTGTCGCGTGATAGATACACTAATGGGATACAGACAGTTTTGCAACACCGATTGGCATATATATGAAACTCCTAATCACTCAAGATTCTAGTACCCAGTTGGTTATAACTGGCCGACAGAAAGAGTTTTCGCTAGCTGCTCACAATTCAGAAAAAAAACTTGGACTTAATATTTAGCTTCTACATACCTTCCCGCCCCGATTATAGCAAACACTTCCTCATTGATTCGAGTAATTAAAAGTCTTGAGGTATGAGAGAAATTAAAATTCGTTTTTATTGTTAGAATATCGCGATTATTTGCCGATATTATTATTTGCATGTTTATATGCATGTTTTGCTTGTAATTGATTACGATTTGATTTTAATTAGGATGTTTTCTTCGTCATTGttagcccccccccccccccccccccccccccgtatAAATAGAGGTGTCGTTGTATAGTATCGTCATTGAATCCATTAATACAACGATACACAATTCTTCAtcctttgttttatttattccaccgtggtatcagagctagagttCTCGACCTAGCTAGCTTCCTGTTCATCTTCTCACGATCTCGTCGATCATTGTACAGGTGCCTCTttgtcctttgttttttttttttccctttccgtTTTTCGAATTCCTGACTTAATTTCTTGCGCAAACGTTCATTTCCCTACATAATGCCATTTAGCAAGCAAATGGATCCGGGCAAAAAAACGACGTCTAGCGGTAGTGGCAGTGGTAGAGGAAAGAGGCTCTTAATAACGTCAGACGTGGCAAAACCGAGCTCCCGAGTCGAAAACCCCAATCCAGAAAACTCAGCTTTCTTTCGCAAGTACTTGACTGATTCTGATGTTAGGGATGGATATATCATAATTCCTGGCAAAGTCGCGGAACAACATTTCCTTGGTGGATCCCCCAAGAAACCTTACGAGGAGAAGGTTCTTAACATTCGCGACCCTCGAGACAAGACTTGGAAGACGGTACTCTGGAAGTTTGTAAAATATTATAGGATTTGGAGCAGCAGCTTGGGAGAGTTTTATACGGAAAACGGTTTGAAAGCTCAGGATGAGATCCTGTTTTTCGAAGATGCGCCCCATCAGACTTCGGACGGGATTGATCGCTACTTTGTTCGATTCAATAAAAGAATCGCTGCACAGGCCAGTGGAGAAGGCACGCAAGGTGGAGGCACGCTAGCTACGGTTAATAATAATTTCCATTTGATCGAATTGTATGTATGCCGTAGAAACTAATTGATGTTTTCGGGGGTGTTATGAGCATGCAGGTGGAGGCGAGAGCGCCCGTAAAGCAGTGGCGGAGCAGGTGAAGAAGGGTAGTACTGGTAGTGGAAAGACGGCAGCAGGCGGCAGTGGAAGCAAGGCGAAGGTGGACAAAGGTCTCCCCCGTTCTGGAAAGACGGCAGCAGGCGGCAGTGGAAAGAAGTGAAGTGGAACAATCTTTTTAAGGGACAATAAGTACTCTGGGAACAATcaagttttcttaataaaatcattttattaaaatcaagaaaaaaaaaaaagttgccttTGGTTTATAGatagtggaatttttttttcagttttaattCATTAATTTATTACTCTTTCCAGTTCCTTTCTTTGACATGAAGTGAACAGCTAGTTTTTAAAGTTTGACAAAAAAGATAGTTCTAATGTTTATTTcccaaaaggggaaaaaaataaaatgatattggcactccaaaaattgatgcaagcactccaaaaaataaaggaaaatgactttgaaattacactgattttggagtgcctgcatcaatttttggaatgccaatattatttcccaaaaaaaattggtgaaactttttattgttttcatcttaagaaaaaagaagaagaaaatgacgTGACCAAATAAAGGAAATGACGGAAGAaaagataaggaaaaaaaaaagagagaataaatttcttcttttttttcccttcctcttccgaaaaagaaattgaattagAAAACGAAGaatttatgttttctttatATTTCTGATTCATGCACTATGTACCAAACaactaataaaaattaaaatgagtttTACGCCTATCATTCATGCCAATTGTGGACCTTTCTCGGACCCaaaatttatgttttctttatATTTCTCATTCATGCCCTatgtaaaaattaaaatgaatatTGTGGACCTTTCTCGGACCCACTTTAATGAGCATGATTGTTGGCTTTTCAAAATTGGCCAAGATCATTGTTTGTCGAATTTTGATTGATATGTCTGGTAATATTTACGTAATTTTTTCTTGGCACAATATGATGTTAGGAGGGTTAGGGGTTAATGATTACAACAAAAGTCAAACACTTCTTATATTAGGACTCAAATTCGGGAGGTCTTCCTTAAAAGGGAGAGTAACGATCCAACCACACTAGCCGTGGTGttcaataatatatttatgttaaaagaACAATATTTAATAATTATCTTTAATTACATATTTTACTATAAACTAAAACTCCCATcgaatatttttttggataagaaAAATTTGCATCAAAACTCCGTCTATAATTCTTTTTCCACGCAAATCTTTTCCTGATATACATTTCGATAATTTGTAGTATTAcataaagtttttaaaatcataaaatatGTTATATATACACTTAATAACAatatcgaatttcgataatctcTAAATGAAGACGAACACAACGGTATCTGGATCTGACCGCACGAACATGTGGGACCCACTCAAAACAAAGCTCAAGCTAAAATTCAATCAGCCATGCAAGTGACAGTACTGATATTCGGCATTTCGAAATTATATTTCCCTTGATTAGTTCTTTGCCGATCAAAATTTTACATGAAGAGGAAAGGGGTACACATTTCATTGGAAGCATCAGATGCTTGAATATCAAGCAAATTCCACCTTTGTCCTCATTGACTTTGGTTTCCGTCTCAGAGCATTTGTagtgaaataatcaaaatcaaaaggttgctaagtttgacaacatttgctcaaaaaagatctcacattgaaataaccaaacttagcaatctattagcaactcatcaaattttgaccagGGTATCCATAatgctataataaaaaatagataaccaaaaattgtcatatcagcttttgattatctatttaagagCGTTagctaaggttagcaatatagAGGTttacaatgacataatcaaaattgaataaccaaaagttgtcacatcgcctttttaaattacaaaaaaaattaataactgTGAACATATATAGAAatagttttttccaaaaataatagactaataaaaactatttattagaaatagttaataatttttgaactttttcaaaatttaaaaaaaaacaaaaacaggttGAAGAAAAACAGCTTGTGTAATtacggtttttttttcaaaaataatttttatataagaaaaggttttgaaaaaatcattttcttatacaaaacaatttttttgtataatttttttttaaaaaacagttaaaaaataatttttaggggaaaacagtttttaaaaaaaattaagtaaaatattttttttgaaaacattgttaaaaaagaaaaagaggggaAAAGGGAAGCGATagaacaattttttgttgttgtaatgATGTGTGTATTTAATTGAGAATGTGAGGTTCATTAAATTtagttattggcaaaaagttgttaattttggttatccaaagtccaaaatttgattatttataaggagattgctaagtttgattatagcaatgtgagccatattttgcacaaacattgttaactttaaaaatctagcacttttggttatgccattgtggatactcttagataatcaaaactagcaatattttatCAATAATAAAATTCATTGGActccacattttctcaatcaagtacaatCATTGATGTAgaacaaaaatatgaagaatataaattaattacgcattatttttagtttattattttgttaggaaattcCATTTTAGTTGCCTCTTGTTTTGGCAACcttatatttctttctagtATTCGATTTCCTagtcaaaatagaattttttgtttttggtaatttttgttaattaattgatTCTGCTTCCTTTTCGAATgaatcaattagggttagagttttttcctatataataagttgtaagcTTTCGTGCTAACAGagttgttattgaattaaagaaaaattgagagttttcttaTTATCTTGTGTTcaaagagggagtacctctaaTTCATATCCAtttatgtttatgtttcaaaAAGAGAATTTTTAACATAAGTAAGTTtgtgatctcttcttgcaaataatttcgtaaaaggaggctgAGCTGCATCAATCATCATGAGAAATGAAACAACCTGGTTTCTTAGAACTCTAAGAACAACAAAGGGATTTGTATATGCATGAACAAATAAAAaggaatttcaaattttgacaattGAAATTTATAAGAGAGGAGATGAAAACAATAGGAGACTTTCTTTGGGTGGAGCTTCTACGGTGACACATGGTGGAGTGAATGATAGGAGAGGAGAAGAACACACCGAGCAAGTTGGGGAACACGCATCGCGAGTCAAATTTTACCAAATTTAAAATGTGACCAaaattttgatcaaacaataagtaGGAAGGTTTTGGGCATCTTATTTCTAAATTAAGCCTGTACACGCATCGTGTGTGACTTGACCTCTAACTAAAATGTAAGCAATTCGAAGCAAGAATATTTCGTAGAGGAACGTGGGTTGCAACTAAAAGAACAAACACAAATTGTATTCCACTAAAATTCAATAACTCTAGCAGCATCATCAACATGAATGCTATTCAAACGGGGGGATCGATCATCCATTAACATGAAATTGAATTAATTTAAAAGATCGAGGCAGTGAGCGAAAACAAGAGAAAGAACCAAAGCTCAAGCAAACCTTACATTGTTTCCCTTAGAAACCCCATACGCGCACTTTGCCATGAGGATTGCTTCTAACAACGCACGATGACGAAGGAAGATTTGGCACCAAAAAACGTTCATTTTCATTCTCTTTCTACGGAAATTTGTGGTGGAAATGACGGGTTTTGCTGCTTTTGGTGGCTTCGATAAAACTCACCTTCTCTGCATTTATTTTTCCCTACTAAGAATCAAGCAATGGAAATGAGAATTGAGGGAGAATCGATTGTCTTGTTGCTTCTTTCGGAAAATTGGAATTCCAGACCATTTGGAACTGGCAGCTGAGAGGTTTGAAAGATGTAATAGTGGTGGGAGTTGGCAGCTATACATACTGGAAGAAATGTATTTTTCCAAGTCTGTCCTCACAGTTATTTGCGGTTACTCTTTTTGATAGGATAGGATAGTTTAAGAACTATAAAAGTTGACACAATGACACAAATTGAGAGATATCTAAATGGTGCTCTTCTTTTATATACATTAGAATAGATAGATATTAGAATAGATTGTGAGCTGTGAGATTGTTCTTGTTTTTCCAATACGCTTACCTGCATCATTGGTTGATTTTCAACGCAATTCGTTTCTCACGTAATTAAAGTCTGGAGGTACGAggggaaaattttgtttttattgttaGAACATCGTAATCATgtaatatcgtaatcatatcctggtatgattatgatatta
This DNA window, taken from Rhododendron vialii isolate Sample 1 chromosome 8a, ASM3025357v1, encodes the following:
- the LOC131298955 gene encoding uncharacterized protein LOC131298955, whose protein sequence is MDPGKKTTSSGSGSGRGKRLLITSDVAKPSSRVENPNPENSAFFRKYLTDSDVRDGYIIIPGKVAEQHFLGGSPKKPYEEKVLNIRDPRDKTWKTVLWKFVKYYRIWSSSLGEFYTENGLKAQDEILFFEDAPHQTSDGIDRYFVRFNKRIAAQASGEGTQGGGESARKAVAEQVKKGSTGSGKTAAGGSGSKAKVDKGLPRSGKTAAGGSGKK
- the LOC131297985 gene encoding probable inactive receptor kinase At2g26730 is translated as MGRRVSTCIFSVTVFLAFLMASSQDAGVRRALIQFMAELFPGNLTRDPDFGWNTTSDPCKDNWRGVTCDAALLVVRKVVLEKLNLNGVLDAASLCNVTSIWVLSLSNNNLSGGIQSEISNCRALTHLYLAGNRFSGGLPSSVPQLGNLKRLDISNNDLSGPLPNLSRISGLITFLAQNNQLTGGIPNFDFSNLVQFNVSNNNFSGPIPGDVDSHFGSDSFSSNKLLCGEPLPNLCPPPPPPPPPPPPPPPPPPPPPPPLPVDKKSKRPSKSDYLIYSGYGVLGLALVIILIAYMLFKRKKAPEEENSGGTTINKTIGNSSEFKTKAVGRYTSEYSMTSRESAKNYSSLVVFSTPSVDELKFDDLLKAPAELVGRGKYGSLFKVMLDGGVTMAVKRIKNVGIPREDFKRQMRRIDGVKHPNVLPVIAYYCSQNEKLLVYEFQHNGSLFKHLHESQNGQLFDWASRLGVAASVAQALAFMHEELRDDGIAHGNLKSSNILLNKDMEPCISEYGLMVVENDEDLSVEFSADSIRSNKTPTTTRGYSAFKVDVYAFGVILLELLTGKIVQNGGFDLGKWVHSVVCEEWTIEVFDKALLSEGASEERMVNLLQVALKCINPSPEARPSIGQIATFLNSIKDAEERSLGSEL